One window of the Candidatus Wolbachia massiliensis genome contains the following:
- a CDS encoding efflux RND transporter periplasmic adaptor subunit gives MRNKVIIIAGIAFILLFFFSNVFLKKNQAVYSDNATNGFSVKIQEYEPQSRTIYLNFSGTVNPLHRAALTSEVSGRVTAIYLSDGEKVKKDDMVLKIEDFGRTEQVEKAKALLKQREVEYDSSITLNKRGYRAQIQVEAAFTALQSAKADLKRLELDLENTTVKSPINGYIDKINTNEGDFVNAGQKIADIVNFNQVFAVLYTSENEVSKIEQGSTAQIKLLDGRELEGRVSFISKIAEPKTGSYRVEVKVINNEMIFLQGLTANVSLPSGEKFAYKIPSSALGLSDDGILGVKIVDDNSHVVFIPIEIVDHESDGVWVVTNNENKHINLIVLGHLFVKPGDKV, from the coding sequence ATGAGAAATAAAGTGATCATTATTGCCGGTATCGCTTTCATTCTACTATTTTTTTTCAGCAATGTGTTTTTGAAGAAGAATCAAGCAGTTTATAGTGATAACGCAACTAATGGCTTTTCGGTGAAGATTCAGGAATATGAGCCGCAGAGTCGCACTATATATTTAAATTTTTCTGGTACAGTAAATCCCTTACATAGAGCTGCCTTGACTTCGGAGGTGAGTGGTAGAGTTACTGCTATTTATTTATCTGATGGAGAGAAGGTAAAAAAAGATGATATGGTTTTAAAAATAGAAGATTTTGGCCGAACTGAGCAAGTTGAGAAAGCTAAGGCGTTATTAAAGCAACGTGAGGTTGAATATGATTCCTCTATCACACTTAATAAAAGGGGCTATAGAGCACAAATACAAGTAGAAGCAGCTTTTACTGCGTTGCAAAGTGCAAAAGCTGACCTAAAAAGGTTAGAATTAGATTTAGAGAATACTACGGTTAAGTCTCCTATTAATGGGTATATAGATAAAATTAACACAAATGAAGGGGATTTTGTTAACGCTGGGCAAAAAATAGCTGATATAGTTAATTTCAATCAAGTTTTTGCGGTGCTGTACACTTCGGAAAATGAAGTAAGTAAAATAGAGCAGGGAAGCACGGCTCAAATTAAGTTGCTAGATGGGAGGGAATTAGAGGGTAGAGTAAGTTTTATTAGTAAAATTGCTGAACCCAAAACCGGATCTTATAGGGTAGAGGTAAAAGTAATTAATAATGAGATGATATTCTTGCAGGGACTAACTGCCAATGTAAGCTTGCCTTCAGGTGAAAAATTTGCATATAAAATTCCCTCTTCAGCTCTGGGCTTAAGCGATGATGGTATTCTTGGGGTAAAGATTGTTGATGACAATAGTCATGTAGTCTTTATACCAATAGAAATTGTTGATCATGAGAGTGATGGGGTGTGGGTAGTAACAAATAATGAAAATAAGCATATAAATTTAATAGTGTTAGGCCATTTATTTGTTAAGCCTGGTGATAAGGTTTAG